One window of Heptranchias perlo isolate sHepPer1 unplaced genomic scaffold, sHepPer1.hap1 HAP1_SCAFFOLD_143, whole genome shotgun sequence genomic DNA carries:
- the LOC137308896 gene encoding deleted in malignant brain tumors 1 protein-like: MADVVVVCRQMNCGFAELAQGSATFGEGTEKIWLDDVKCEGSEATLAECTLKPLGQHNCNHREDAGVVCNQDQPPKPSISLNRVSNTFVKGEKVLIQCLSLGFYKGAVFFLYKDDEENHIASKVASARGNSATFTFSKVDSANEANYSCTYEVEVSGRLYKSAKSEAANVVVREQLLKPTIYLDGQLQVLMKGLSFDIICEAPDYFSGARFYLYKGSGGDFIRSQNVQLRLDRVKFRIQDISKADDGNYSCEYQAQIAGESFNSSRSEDVPVTVVGRIYPFRLGSDPNKTHFQRFAGVHFSRMLSDDVALRLVDGENDCLGTVQVYYNETWGSVCADSWDIADVQVVCRQLGCGFAQRTADASSDVQIAKPIWLSTVRCSGAETHLWVCPSRAWTSSISCGRSNSAKVSCSAQPPQPLMSIVGTGVVFKGDTIQFVCSAHFLYNGASMSLYKMGEANPLLYDVIHSNKNAVTFSIANINNTHDGTYWCNYQIEVSELVFVSENSESQEITVVEDSNIRIVDGPNSCSGRVEVYYNGSWGTICDSGWGILDAEVVCNQLGCGFGQSATFGGHFGEGTGPVLLDNVRCNGSEPFLWSCASLTIGPRSCRQKNDAGVICSDEPQSPEINVLRTSGTFARGESLSIQCTALSHYTAGTFHLQKVGESAYTSSMAAGAKYANVTFIVEDVKMSQGGYYTCMYQLERQGRLYNSTKSDRVKIDVIEQPSKPSIQLFRTPGIYTIGEYLSIRCTAPMIFTGLTFLLLKMDGESSVTYKTEPSAGSSMTFSIANLTFANDGYYACLYQLKRAGKLLSSTQSARVKVSVTDQLMRPSISVLRSSASFVGGEAPNFRCSASSQFAVITFYLYRVGESGSITSVGPISASTAILGIHNVSVAQEGLFTCMFTVIINNRLYSSTHSDRVKIIVSSETERPSISVRKAFDQYPQGQLLSIVCTAPNQYRTSDFHLYKSGVMLTARRVGSSSSAEFSILNTSMADEGDYTCTYRTIVSGREYNSSHSDPLQISVAASMEQRLANGSSPCSGRVEILFGDSWGTICDDQWGLLDAKVVCQTLGCGSALAAPTHAHFGRGIGPIWMDDVACRGDESALWHCVARSWSQHNCHHGEDAGAICSGIKPMLALEPNYHIFVKGESVNLNCTTGDRNSSRAIDFYKNDAYLSHQDLQQGINSAIFQITNLTMNDTGRYSCKFRNQVAGKYVNSSLSDTVHIAVTDPLPNPKIRLFTLDGQTFINCTAENTTANSKMYLFEIGLSGPRQVQCIPMPNSTSIFPLNEGGKVIEGHFACLHQAQVRGRWVNSSYTESVVVAIPESSNVGAIVGWLLATLILLLILVVSVYYFRKSRTGKSKREYRIYVRQRLLDDVTHIEAIDDDTPF; encoded by the exons ATCAGCCGCCCAAACCGTCGATATCGCTCAACAGGGTTTCCAATACCTTTGTGAAGGGGGAGAAGGTTTTGATTCAGTGTCTCTCCTTGGGATTCTACAAGGGAGCGGTCTTCTTTCTGTACAAGGACGATGAGGAGAACCACATCGCCTCGAAGGTCGCTTCTGCCAGGGGCAACAGTGCAACATTTACTTTCTCCAAGGTCGACTCAGCGAACGAAGCCAATTACTCCTGCACCTACGAGGTTGAAGTTTCCGGAAGGCTTTACAAATCGGCCAAGAGTGAGGCGGCCAATGTTGTTGTCAGAG AACAGCTACTGAAGCCAACAATATATCTGGATGGACAATTGCAAGTATTGATGAAAGGGCTGTCGTTCGACATTATTTGCGAAGCTCCCGATTACTTCTCGGGGGCCAGGTTTTATCTGTACAAGGGCAGCGGTGGGGACTTCATCAGGTCTCAGAACGTCCAACTGCGTTTGGACAGAGTTAAGTTCAGGATCCAGGACATCAGTAAAGCCGACGATGGGAATTACTCCTGCGAGTACCAAGCTCAGATCGCTGGGGAAAGCTTCAACTCATCGCGCAGCGAGGACGTCCCAGTTACAGTGGTCG GGCGAATCTATCCCTTCCGTCTCGGCTCTGACCCCAATAAGACTCATTTCCAGCGATTTGCCGGCGTTCATTTCTCTCGCATGCTTTCAGACGACGTGGCCCTGCGATTGGTGGATGGTGAGAACGACTGCTTGGGCACGGTCCAGGTCTATTACAACGAGACCTGGGGCTCGGTCTGCGCCGACTCCTGGGACATCGCAGACGTGCAGGTCGTCTGCAGGCAACTCGGCTGCGGCTTCGCTCAGAGAACGGCGGACGCGTCAAGCGATGTGCAGATCGCCAAGCCCATCTGGTTGAGTACCGTCCGGTGCAGCGGTGCCGAGACGCACCTGTGGGTTTGCCCGTCGCGGGCGTGGACCAGCAGCATCTCCTGCGGGCGTTCCAACAGCGCAAAAGTCAGTTGCTCAG CTCAACCACCTCAACCGCTGATGTCCATCGTTGGAACTGGTGTCGTTTTCAAAGGCGACACCATTCAGTTCGTCTGCTCAGCCCACTTTTTGTACAATGGAGCCTCAATGTCACTTTACAAAATGGGCGAGGCGAACCCGCTCTTGTACGATGTCATCCACTCGAATAAAAACGCAGTGACCTTCAGCATCGCCAACATCAACAACACCCACGATGGTACCTACTGGTGCAATTATCAAATCGAAGTCTCCGAACTCGTCTTCGTGTCGGAAAACAGCGAATCGCAGGAGATCACTGTCGTCG AGGACTCTAACATTCGAATCGTGGACGGACCAAACTCGTGTTCCGGAAGAGTCGAGGTTTACTACAACGGCAGCTGGGGGACCATCTGCGATTCTGGATGGGGGATCTTGGACGCGGAGGTCGTGTGCAACCAGCTCGGATGCGGGTTTGGCCAATCGGCCACTTTCGGAGGTCACTTTGGAGAGGGGACGGGGCCGGTTTTGTTGGACAACGTCCGCTGCAACGGGTCGGAGCCGTTCCTGTGGTCCTGCGCCTCGCTGACCATCGGCCCCCGATCCTGCCGCCAGAAGAACGATGCAGGCGTTATTTGCTCAG ATGAGCCCCAAAGCCCTGAGATCAACGTGTTGAGGACGTCCGGGACTTTCGCACGAGGGGAGTCTCTCAGCATCCAGTGCACCGCGCTAAGCCACTACACAGCGGGGACCTTCCATTTGCAAAAGGTCGGTGAGTCCGCCTACACGAGTTCAATGGCGGCAGGCGCCAAGTACGCCAATGTCACGTTCATCGTCGAAGATGTGAAGATGAGCCAGGGCGGATATTACACCTGCATGTACcaattggagaggcagggacgatTGTACAATTCGACAAAGAGTGACAGAGTGAAGATAGATGTTATTG AGCAGCCAAGCAAACCAAGCATCCAGCTCTTCCGCACTCCTGGGATATACACCATTGGCGAGTACCTCAGCATTAGGTGCACTGCTCCCATGATCTTCACGGGCCTGACGTTCCTGCTGCTTAAAATGGACGGGGAGTCCTCGGTGACGTACAAGACCGAGCCATCGGCGGGCTCCTCCATGACCTTCTCCATCGCCAACCTCACCTTTGCCAACGACGGGTACTACGCCTGCTTGTACCAGCTCAAGCGAGCTGGAAAGCTCCTCAGCTCAACGCAAAGTGCCCGTGTCAAGGTGTCCGTGACAG ATCAACTGATGAGACCGTCCATTTCCGTGCTGAGATCATCGGCCAGCTTCGTCGGAGGTGAAGCACCAAACTTCCGATGCTCTGCCTCCAGCCAGTTCGCCGTGATCACATTCTACCTGTACAGGGTCGGAGAATCCGGCTCCATCACCTCAGTGGGACCGATCTCAGCTTCCACCGCCATATTGGGCATCCACAATGTCAGCGTCGCCCAGGAAGGTTTATTTACCTGCATGTTCACCGTGATTATCAACAATCGTCTCTACTCTTCAACTCACAGTGACCGGGTCAAGATCATCGTATCGA GTGAAACGGAGAGGCCTTCCATATCTGTGAGGAAGGCCTTTGACCAATACCCGCAGGGGCAACTGCTTTCCATCGTCTGCACGGCCCCAAATCAGTACCGGACGAGCGATTTTCACCTGTATAAAAGTGGGGTGATGTTAACCGCCAGGCGGGTGGGGAGCAGCTCGTCTGCGGAGTTCTCCATCTTGAACACAAGCATGGCCGACGAAGGAGACTACACTTGCACATACCGAACAATCGTGTCAGGGCGAGAGTACAATTCGAGCCACAGTGACCCTCTTCAGATATCTGTTGCAG CGAGCATGGAGCAGCGCCTGGCGAACGGGAGCAGCCCCTGCTCCGGCCGAGTGGAGATCTTGTTCGGAGACAGCTGGGGGACGATCTGCGACGACCAGTGGGGACTGCTCGACGCCAAGGTTGTCTGTCAGACCCTCGGGTGCGGCTCCGCCTTGGCCGCCCCAACGCATGCTCACTTTGGAAGGGGCATCGGGCCGATCTGGATGGACGACGTGGCCTGCCGCGGGGACGAGTCTGCCCTGTGGCACTGTGTTGCCAGGTCGTGGAGTCAGCACAATTGCCACCACGGAGAAGATGCAGGCGCGATTTGTTCCG GCATAAAGCCAATGTTAGCCTTGGAACCCAACTACCATATATTTGTGAAAGGGGAGTCTGTTAATCTTAACTGTACCACCGGAGACCGGAACTCCAGCAGGGCGATTGACTTTTACAAGAATGACGCTTACCTGAGCCATCAGGACCTTCAGCAAGGGATCAATTCCGCCATCTTTCAAATCACCAATTTAACGATGAACGACACCGGGAGGTACAGCTGCAAGTTCCGGAACCAAGTTGCAGGGAAATACGTGAATTCATCGCTCAGTGATACAGTCCACATCGCTGTAACAG ACCCCCTCCCAAATCCGAAGATAAGATTATTCACATTGGACGGTCAGACTTTCATTAACTGCACGGCCGAGAACACCACAGCGAACAGCAAGATGTATTTATTCGAAATAGGTCTGAGTGGACCCAGGCAGGTCCAATGCATCCCAATGCCAAATTCTACCTCGATCTTTCCCCTGAATGAAGGCGGGAAGGTGATCGAAGGCCACTTTGCTTGTTTGCACCAAGCGCAGGTGAGAGGAAGATGGGTCAACTCGAGCTACACCGAGTCCGTTGTCGTTGCCATTCCAG AATCCTCCAACGTTGGGGCAATCGTTGGTTGGCTCTTGGCGACTctgatcctgctcctgattctgGTCGTCTCCGTGTATTACTTCAGGAAATCGAGGACTGGCAAGAGCAAACGTG AGTACAGGATATATGTCCGACAGCGACTGCTCGACGACGTGACTCACATCGAGGCGATAGACGACGACACTCCCTTTTAA